One region of Tachysurus fulvidraco isolate hzauxx_2018 chromosome 9, HZAU_PFXX_2.0, whole genome shotgun sequence genomic DNA includes:
- the LOC113640482 gene encoding putative C-type lectin domain family 20 member A, translating to MEQRLFMLLCFTGAVPLVLSVPIYFLIQQGKTWSDAQAYCRTEYTDLAIIKTSYEMSQFQYELQGQKFSSSAWIGLYDAINSWRWSMGNEPLGSAKLWNSGQPDNWASSESCVVLYGSGWSDIPCSSAYPFVCFDGIKTGNQRYIYISNRLTWSAAQSYCRTHYTDLASARNATENSIIAGLITGLVWIGLSRDTWKWIDNTSFSTSSWMSGKPDNALKNENCGYINNGQAADAQCSDIMPFFCYSSSKRRIIRVKVQSSQDVNDPALKEAMLEQIKQKLKDHGMAENITVKWKKQPDGNVFFKEKNN from the exons ATGGAACAGCGTCTGTTCATGCTCCTGTGTTTCACAG GAGCCGTCCCTCTCGTCCTGTCTGTCCCTATTTACTTTCTGATCCAGCAGGGGAAAACATGGAGTGATGCTCAGGCTTACTGTCGAACTGAATACACTGATCTGGCTATCATCAAAACCAGTTATGAAATGAGTCAATTTCAGTATGAATTACAGGGACAAAAATTCAGTTCCAGTGCTTGGATTGGACTGTACGATGCCATTAACAGCTGGCGCTGGTCCATGGGAAATGAGCCACTGGGAAGTGCGAAACTGTGGAATTCAGGACAGCCTGACAACTGGGCGAGTAGTGAatcgtgtgttgtgttgtacggTTCTGGATGGTCTGATATACCATGTAGTTCCGCATACCCCTTTGTGTGCTTCGATG gAATTAAAACTGGCAATCAGAGGTACATTTACATCTCTAATCGTCTGACATGGTCTGCAGCTCAGTCTTACTGCAGAACACATTATACTGATCTGGCCAGTGCTAGAAATGCAACAGAAAACTCAATTATAGCAGGACTGATCACTGGCTTGGTTTGGATCGGTCTGTCCAGAGACACCTGGAAGTGGATAGACAATACCAGCTTCTCTACCAGCAGCTGGATGTCTGGAAAACCTGATAATGCTCTGAAGAATGAAAACTgtggttatataaataatgGTCAGGCTGCTGATGCACAGTGCTCAGACATAATGCCTTTCTTCTGTTACTCAT CAAGCAAAAGACGAATCATAAGAGTGAAGGTACAGTCAAGTCAGGATGTGAATGATCCTGCACTAAAAGAGGCCATGTTGGAGCAG ATCAAGCAGAAACTAAAGGATCATGGGATGGCAGagaacatcacagtgaaatggaAAAAGCAACCAGATGGAAATGTGTTTTTCaaggagaaaaataattaa